In Deltaproteobacteria bacterium, the genomic stretch CGGCCCGCCGGGCGACTGACCCGCGCGGGACTCGGGCTCGATGAGCCGCTGCACGAGCGCGCGACACTCGAAGCGGAGGTCGTCCTCGTCGTCACCCGCCGCCTCGGCCAGACGCAGCGCGTCGCCGGCGAGTCTGCGGGCGCGCGCGGGGTCGACCTCTCGCAGCGCCAGCGCGAGGTCGCGGCGCCGGATCGCTTGGTTGCGCGGGGTGTCGTAGGAGGGCTCGGCAGCGAGCGCGAGCTCGAGCACCTCGCGCGCCGGCGCCAGCTCCCCCTGCCGCACCAGCACGGCGCCGAGCTCCGATCGCACCGTCACCAGGCTCTCGCCTGGTAACCCGGCAGCTTCGCGTGCGGCGATCGCCAGCTCGAAGTGGCGGCGCGCGGCCGCGTCGTCGACGAACGCCAGCGACATCCCGGCGTTGATGTGGATGGTGGCGACGTCGAGCGGCGAGAAATCGCCGCGCTGCTCGACGGCCCGCAGCGCGACCTCGAAGTACGGCGCGGCCTGAGCCGCTTCGCCAGCGTCGATGTACGACGCACCGAGGTTCACGCTGGCGGTGATGCAGCCGTCGGACAGCGGACCCGACGTGCGCAGGAAGATGTCGTGGGCCTCGCGGAGCAGCGCGCGCCCCGACTCGAGCTCGCCGCGGGAGTTGCGAACGGTGCCGAGCATCAACATCGCGCCGGCGGTCTCGGGGTGCTCCGATCCGAACAGCGTGCGCAGGCCGTCGAGCGCGAGCTCGCAGTGCGGCTGCGCGGCTCGGGGCTCGCCGTTGGAGTCGAGGATGATGCACAGCTGTTGGTGGGCGACCGCCGTCAGCGGGTGGCCCTCGCCGGCGGTCGCGACCGCCACCTCGACGGCCGTGCGCGCGTGCCCGGTGGCCTCGTCGGCGCGCCCCAGGGCATCGAGTGCACGGGCGATCTCCATCTCGGGCTCGACCATGTCCTGGCACGGCGTGTCGCAGCGCTGCGCGACGCGGGCGCGCACCCCCTCGAAGAGTCGCAGCGACTGCGCCGGCTCACCGACCGCCTTCGCGACGATCGCCATTGCGCGCTCCGCCGACTCGAGCTCGATCGGATCGCCGGTCTTGCGCGCCTCGGCGAACGCTCGCCGCACCCACTGCTCGGCGGCCTCGGCATCGCCGAAGCGCTGGGCCACGAGCGGCGCCAACGCAACCGCGGCCGCGCCCGCGAGGGTCGGATCGCCGGCGGCTTCGGCGGCCTCGTACACCGCGATCGCCCCATCGCGCGCGCGATCGAAGGGGCCGAGCTCGGCGTAGACCCGCGCGCGCAGCAGATCGGTGGCCAGTCGCAGCGGCTCGTGATCGATGTCGGCGGCGGCGACTTCGTCGATGGCCGCGAGCGCGCTCGAGAAATCCCCTGCCGCCAGCGCGTGCTCGCCTTGCGCGAGCCGTGCCTCGGCCTGCTCGACCGCATCGCGCAGCGACGCCGGCACCGGTGGTCGACTCGACGCGAGCACCTCGGCGCGACGGCACGAGCTCGGATCGGGCAGGCGCTCGGCCCGATCGAGCAGGTCGGGGATGCCATCGAGGTGCACGCGCGGCACCGCCTCGGCGACAGCGGTCGCCGACGCCAGCACCCGCGCCAGACAGCGCGCCCGCGGCGAGCTGGCCGCGACGTGCTCGACGCGGCAGCTCTGCTCGTGCTCGCGGGCCCAGCTGCGCGCGAAGGTACCGAGCGCGCGATCGATGCGCTGCCACGACGCGCTCTCGAGCTCGCCGCCGATCGCCGCGAAGCCATCGGCGGCCGCGCTGCGCTGAGGCGCACTCCACAGCGCAGCCCCGTTCGCGCCCTCGGCCTCGCAGGTGTCCGCCGATGCCGGCGTGCCGATCGCGAGCACGCCGATCGCGAGCGCCCCGACCCCTGCGCCCACGAGTCCGAGTCGCCGTCGACGGCCGCGCAGGACCCCGCGCAGCTCGACCAACAGGGCCTCGAGTGTGGGCCAGCGTTGCTCGGGCTCGGCCCCGAGTCCGCGCGCGAGGATGCCGTGCAGCGCCCTCGGCGTGCCCTTCGCGGTCGCCGGTCGCGGCGGCGGCCAGGGCCCCTCGGCGACGCCCAGCACCGCCGCGCGTCCGCCCGGACGCTGCCCCCAGAGCAGCTCCCACAGCGCGACGCAGAACGCGAACTGATCCGCACGTGCATCGATGGGCCCCGAGCCGAGCTGCTCGGGTGCCATGTACGCCGGCGTGCCGACGTACGCGTCGGTGCCTTCGGTCGACCCCGACGACGCGTCCTCGAGGCCGGGCGCCGGTGGCCACGGCGTGACGCCGTCGGCCAGCGCGCGCGCGATGCCGAAGTCGATGAGCACCACGCGGCCGTCGTCGCCGACCACGACGTTCTCGGGCTTGACGTCGCGGTGGACCAAGCCAGCACCGTGCACCGCGGCGAGGCCGGCACCGATCTCGAGGAAGCACGACAGCGTCTCGCGCCAGCCGGGGCGGCGGCGCTCGTGCCACTGCCGCAGGGTCTCGCCGCGGATCATCTCCATCACGATGAAGACGCGGTCGCCGGCGACGCCGACGTCGTAGATGGCGACGACGTTGGGGTGGTTCACGCGCGCGTTGGCGCGCGCCTCACGGATGACGCGGGCCTGTAGCTGCGGGCGATTGGCCTCGATCAGCTTGAGCGCGACGTCGCGACCGAGCACGGGATCGTGGGCCACCGCCACCGTGCCCATGCCGCCCTGACCGAGCCGCTCGCGCCACTCGTAGCGACCGAACGATGCCGGCGCGACCGTCTCGCCGAAGAGCCGCGCGCGCACCACCGCTCGCGCCACACTGCCGTGCCAGGTGACGTGCTGGGCGACCGCCGTGATCTCCTCCGCTGGCGTCGACTCCACTGGGGTCTGCTCGGCCATGCCGCGCCCGCGATCATGCCACCGCTGACGCACCAGGTGCGCCGCGGTTGGGACGCCCCGGCGGCTAGTCGACGTCGACGAGGGCGTAGGCGTAGATGCCGCGGGGATCGTCGAGCACCGTGAAGATCCGAGCCTGCTCGTCGAACTCCCGCAGCACGCGACCGAGCGCGGGCCCGGCCAGGCCGTCCCCCATTCCGAGCGATGCCGCCGCACCGCCCAGCATCTGCTTGACCACGCGATCCTTGAAGTCGAGCTCCTTCTCGACGTACTCGACCGCGTAGTCGCTGCCGAGCCCGCCGCGCTCCGCCGCCGCGGCGATCGCCTCCTTCAGGCCACCGAGCTGATCGACCAGCCCCGCCGCGAGCGCGTCCTCGCCACTCCACACACGCCCCTGCGCCACCGCGTCGACCTGCTCGGTCGTCATGCCGCGGGCGTTGGCGACCCGCTCGAGGAACTCGCGGTAGCCGTGCTCGATGCCGCTCTGGATCGTTCGCGCGAGCGCCGGGTCGAGCGCGCGGTTGGGGTTGGGATCGGCGAACGCGGTCGACGACACGCCGTCGACGTGCACGCCGAGGTGGTTCGCGAGTGGCTTGTCGAAGGTGGGGAACATGCCGAAGATGCCGATCGAGCCCGTGATCGTGGTCGGGCTGGCCCAGATCTCGTCGGCTGCGGTGCTGATCCAGTAGCCGCCCGAAGCTGCGACCGAGCCCATCGAGACCACCACCGGCTTGCCGGCGGCCCGTGCGAGCTCGAACTCGCGGCGGATCACCTCGGAGGCAAACG encodes the following:
- a CDS encoding serine/threonine protein kinase; amino-acid sequence: MAEQTPVESTPAEEITAVAQHVTWHGSVARAVVRARLFGETVAPASFGRYEWRERLGQGGMGTVAVAHDPVLGRDVALKLIEANRPQLQARVIREARANARVNHPNVVAIYDVGVAGDRVFIVMEMIRGETLRQWHERRRPGWRETLSCFLEIGAGLAAVHGAGLVHRDVKPENVVVGDDGRVVLIDFGIARALADGVTPWPPAPGLEDASSGSTEGTDAYVGTPAYMAPEQLGSGPIDARADQFAFCVALWELLWGQRPGGRAAVLGVAEGPWPPPRPATAKGTPRALHGILARGLGAEPEQRWPTLEALLVELRGVLRGRRRRLGLVGAGVGALAIGVLAIGTPASADTCEAEGANGAALWSAPQRSAAADGFAAIGGELESASWQRIDRALGTFARSWAREHEQSCRVEHVAASSPRARCLARVLASATAVAEAVPRVHLDGIPDLLDRAERLPDPSSCRRAEVLASSRPPVPASLRDAVEQAEARLAQGEHALAAGDFSSALAAIDEVAAADIDHEPLRLATDLLRARVYAELGPFDRARDGAIAVYEAAEAAGDPTLAGAAAVALAPLVAQRFGDAEAAEQWVRRAFAEARKTGDPIELESAERAMAIVAKAVGEPAQSLRLFEGVRARVAQRCDTPCQDMVEPEMEIARALDALGRADEATGHARTAVEVAVATAGEGHPLTAVAHQQLCIILDSNGEPRAAQPHCELALDGLRTLFGSEHPETAGAMLMLGTVRNSRGELESGRALLREAHDIFLRTSGPLSDGCITASVNLGASYIDAGEAAQAAPYFEVALRAVEQRGDFSPLDVATIHINAGMSLAFVDDAAARRHFELAIAAREAAGLPGESLVTVRSELGAVLVRQGELAPAREVLELALAAEPSYDTPRNQAIRRRDLALALREVDPARARRLAGDALRLAEAAGDDEDDLRFECRALVQRLIEPESRAGQSPGGPR